One genomic window of Deltaproteobacteria bacterium HGW-Deltaproteobacteria-6 includes the following:
- a CDS encoding phosphoserine transaminase translates to MSNPNFSSGPCSKRPAWNIDALKSAPTGRSHRSALGKERIVKATNETRKILNIPSDYLVGILPASDTGAFECAMWSLLGPKPVTVLVWESFSEGWATDVNKQLKLNPTIIKADYGKIPDLSKVDWKSDVVFVANGTTSGVKVPDYNWIPADREGLSLCDATSAAFAMEIDWSKIDILTFSWQKCLGGEAAHGMMVMSPRAVARLESYTPPWPMPKIFRLKKGDKINKAIFDGDVINTPSMICVEDYLDALDWAGKIGLDGLIKRSQTNLKVVEDWVAKTDWVEFLADDPKVRSNTSVCLSVTHPKVQAMGADEKGKFLKSITSDLSKKNIAHDINSYKDAPAGYRFWCGPTIEESDLKVALAELEKVFNEKVKNL, encoded by the coding sequence ATGTCAAACCCCAATTTTAGTTCCGGCCCTTGCAGCAAGAGGCCAGCGTGGAATATCGACGCGCTGAAGAGCGCGCCTACCGGCCGCTCACACCGTTCCGCGTTGGGAAAAGAAAGAATCGTCAAAGCAACAAATGAAACACGAAAAATATTAAACATTCCGTCAGATTACCTTGTGGGCATTCTGCCGGCTTCCGATACCGGCGCTTTTGAATGTGCCATGTGGTCACTGTTAGGCCCCAAACCGGTTACCGTATTGGTCTGGGAAAGTTTTTCCGAAGGCTGGGCAACGGATGTCAATAAGCAGCTTAAACTCAATCCCACGATCATTAAGGCCGACTACGGCAAGATTCCTGACCTCAGCAAAGTCGACTGGAAAAGCGATGTGGTATTTGTCGCCAACGGCACCACGAGCGGCGTGAAAGTTCCCGACTACAACTGGATTCCCGCCGATCGTGAAGGATTGTCCCTGTGCGATGCGACCAGCGCCGCGTTTGCCATGGAAATCGATTGGAGCAAAATCGATATTCTAACCTTCTCATGGCAGAAATGTCTGGGTGGCGAAGCCGCACACGGCATGATGGTGATGAGCCCCAGAGCCGTTGCGCGTCTCGAATCCTACACACCGCCCTGGCCGATGCCGAAAATATTCCGCCTGAAAAAAGGCGACAAAATCAATAAGGCGATCTTCGATGGCGACGTCATCAACACACCGTCGATGATCTGTGTGGAAGATTATCTGGATGCTCTGGATTGGGCGGGTAAAATCGGGCTTGACGGCTTGATCAAAAGAAGCCAGACCAACCTGAAAGTGGTCGAAGACTGGGTTGCAAAAACAGACTGGGTTGAATTTCTGGCCGATGATCCTAAAGTACGCTCCAACACGTCCGTTTGCCTTTCCGTAACGCATCCCAAAGTGCAGGCGATGGGCGCCGATGAAAAGGGCAAATTCCTGAAAAGCATTACGTCAGACCTGAGCAAGAAAAATATCGCACACGATATCAACTCTTACAAGGATGCACCCGCCGGTTACCGTTTCTGGTGCGGCCCCACCATTGAAGAGTCTGATCTCAAAGTGGCGCTGGCCGAGCTCGAAAAAGTCTTCAATGAAAAGGTGAAAAACCTTTAA